In the genome of Pusillimonas sp. T7-7, the window AGACGGTACAGAAATTACCCTGAATAACACGCATCTTTCAACAAAAATCGGTAGTCCTGGCAGTAATAGTGCTGCTGGCCTAATGGTCTATATCGGCGCGACAGGGACAGTGACTGGGGGAAGCATTACGACTGAAGGCACTAATAACCGAGGCCTAGTCGCAACAAACGACGGAACGATTCAAGCGAGCGGCGTCACAATTACCACATCAGGAAAAGATAGTCATGCTGTCGCTGTGGATTTTGATGCCGGCCACAGTAGCATCGATATCCACAACTCTGAGATCACCACGCTAGGCAATGCATACGGGATGCAAGTCATTAACCGAGGGGATGGGTCGGTTTCGGGCGAGATCACCGGATCTGGTAATACTATAACGTCAGAGTATGGCGGTCTGACAGTTTCGGGTGCCGGATCTAAGATCGTACTGACTAACACAGATGTAGCCGTAAATAAAAAAGGCTATGCAGCTCAGGTGCTAAATGGCGGTAGGCTCGAAATGACGGAGGGTTCTTTAAAGAGCCTTAGTTCAGCAACCTCCGAGAATCATGCTTTGGTGGTTGATGGTAACGGCTCTACGTTTATTGGAAATAAAGTCGACATCACCACAGCAGGTGCACACTCGGTGCATAGCCGCGGTGTTCCGACACACGCGATCAAAGCTACTAATGGCGCAACGGTAGAACTCACGGGGGGCTCGGTCGCCACCACGGGAGCCTTTACCACCCATGGCATATTCGCATCCAGCAACAGCCATGTGACGGCAACCGATGTTGCAATTTCTACGACTGGCTACGCAGGCATCGGTGTGCGTGCTTATAGCAATTTTGAAATGGGCACTGACCCTATCCAAGATCAATCCATTACCTTGCGTGGCGGCTCCATCAACACTAAGGGCGCAGAGAGCTACGGCATGTTCGCCCAAGACAATGGCTCAAAGGTCATCGGTGAGGCCTTAGATGCTCAACGGCTGACTGTCACTACAGAAGGCAAGAACGCCTTTGGTGTGGCGGTCTTTGGCTGGGCGTCTGCCGATTTGACGGATGTCGACATCATAACTGGCGGCGAGGGAGCCAAAGGTGTAATTCTGAACCCCACGGGTTATGACAACGTTCCATCGGGGAAGCCTCTGTTTGGAGCCGCATTGACGATGAATGGAAGCAGCATAACGACTAGTGGTAAGGCGGCTGACGGCGTCTTTGTCACGGCGGGCTCGAACGATGATGACACAGGCCCTTCAACGGCAAGCCTCACGAATACTTCGATTACCGTAACGGGGGAAAATGCTAATGGCATTTATGTACTAGATGGCTCTCAAGTCACTATTACGGGCAGCACCATATCGACCGGCACTCAATCGACTATGGCTGATGGGCAAGCTGTTGGCCTATGGGTTGGCAAGAAAGATAGCTACGCTAAAGCGACGGATGTGGCGATCATCGTCAATCGTGAAAAAAACAATAGTGCTGGTGTCGAAGCAAAGGGCGAGAACGGTATAGCAGATAGCGCTGGCAAGGTTGATCTGGTACGCGGCTCTGTTACGACTTATGGTCTTGGTAATATGGGTCTACTGGCCTATCGCGGAAAAATCACTACTGAAGATACCATAATTGAAACCTTCGGTGATAAAGCAAAGGGGGCCAACGCGTCCGCTGAGTTACGCACTGCTGATAACGTTATAGCCAAGTCTAACCTTGCTAATGTAAAACTGGTTGGTGGCACGGTAACTACCCATGGGAAAGAAGCTCACGGCCTTCAAGCAAGAATGAAGGACAGCTCCATAGACGCCAATGCAGTAAGCGTTAAAACAAGCGGTGAAGGTGCGTATGGTGCCAATGCATACAACGGCGGCGTGGCAGCACTAACCAATGTCTCTGTTTTAACTGCGGGCAATAATGCGCATGGCTTGAATTTGGATGGCTGGCGCGAAGAGGGAGATAACAAGGACTTAAATGACTTTGATATCTCAGGGACGTCAATCACAATGAACGGTGGCAGCATTGTTACCACTGGTACCGGCTCGGCGGGTGTTCACCTGAAAGATAGCAGTACGGTTGTTCTGAACAATGTGCGGGTCGAGACCAACAATGCGTCGATCAAGTCGCAATTGACGCAGACGAGTCAAGCCCAAACCATCACGGTGGGCGCCGGTTCCGACCTGACCAAGAACAACGGCACCTTATTGCATGTGAATCGTACGGATCCCGAGGGCTTGAACGGTATTGTTAATCTGACGATTAGCGGTACCGGTACGATGGCTTCGGGCGACATCAATGACGAAGGTGGCAACACCACCTTCGTGTTGAGCGATAACGCTCAATGGACGGGTCGTTTGCTTGGGGTCGACGACTTTGAAATCCTATCCGGCGCATCGTTTACCGAGACGAGTGGAACCGTGGTTCTCGATACGTTGACCATGACTGATGGCGTGAAAGTAGCCTTTACTAACGGTGTGACGGTCTCCTCGACTGAAGAGAGCGCTGTTGTTGCTGATGATCACGCAACAATCGCTCTGACTGGTGGCACCGTTACTAATGGCAGAACTAGCGGCAGTGCAAATGGTTTATTGGCGTCAAATAATGCCACGATTACAGGTACCAATGTCACGATAGTGTCTGGTGGTGAATCCACGCCAGGCGCAACAAACGGCGTGCTGGCTAACTACGATGGCTATGTGAATTTGACGGGTGGTTCGGTAAAGTCCAATAGCAGCCTCAATGGGCGTGGACTTTCGGCTAATTACAACGGCAAAATTGACACCAATGGCGTGGCTGTTTCAACTACTGGTGAGATGTCGCATGCGGTACAGGCCTGGAGCTTGATCAAGGACGATAATGGCGGCGTTCCTTCAACTGATAGGCCTACTATCAAGTTAACTGGCGGTTCGGTGAACACGGTAGGCGCTGATTCCTATGGCTTGATGTCGCAGAACAACGGCAGCTATATCAGTGCAGAAAGCCTCAAGATCACAACTACAGGCGCCAACTCCTACGGAGCCGTTGCGTATAACGGTGCAGAAGTTGTATTGACGAATGTCGATGTAGCAACGAGTGGCGCAGGTTCGCATGGTATTTCCATGGGCGAGACCAGCACGGCACAAATACCAAGCAGAGAGCCGATTCCTAACGTTGCCAGCAAAATTTCGGTTACTGGCGGAAGCATCGTTGTCACAGGCGCAAACTCCACGGCTGTGAATCTGCAAGATAGTGGTACCGTCAATTTGAACGATGTACGAGTTGAATCCACGGGCGCTTCCATACAGACAAAAATGTCCCAAGCGAATCAAGCTCAAACCATTACGGTAGGCGCTGGTTCCGACCTGACCAAGAACAACGGCACCTTGATGCAGGTCACACGTACTACAGATGGTGCGGACGGCACGATCGCACTGAACCTGCAGTCCGGTTCGTTCTTGTCTGGTAACGTTCTGGATAAAACTGGCGACAAGAAAATTACCGTGACTAAAGCATCCGATGCCTACTGGGCTGGTATCGTGATCGACAAAAATACTAAAGAAGTGCCAGATGGTGGCTCGCAAGACTATGGCGATGAAGAGATCGACGGCAGTGTTGCCAGCGGCGAAGGCTCGACGGTCACGTTCAATAATGGCGCCAACATCACTGGCAGTGTGTCGTCGGGTGCGAATTCCACTTCCACCTTTAGCGGCAGCACGAGCATCGGCGGCGATGTCGCTGGCCAGCAAGGCTCCACTGCCAGCTTCGGTGGTGCTACAACCATTGGCGGGTCGGTAACGGGTTCGCCAAGCTCCAACTTTGTGTTCAGCGGTCCGTCCACCAATATTGGTGGCTCAGTGGCTGGCTCGTCAGGCTCGGCCTTTAGCTTTAGCGGCCCGACCACGATCGGCGGCAACGTGGCTGGGGAAGGGGCTTCATTTAACTTCAGCCAAAGTACACCCACTACGATTACTGGTAACGTCGGTCTGAACAATGGCTCAAGCATCCATGGCGGCTCAACAGGCACACCCATCCAAATCAGCGGCAATGCGCAAGTAGGTTCGGGTTCGACCCTGGGCGGTAACCTGAACATTGCCGGCATGGTATCGGGTAGCGGTACGCTTGGCCCCGGTAACTCAATTGGTGTGCAAACCTACGGTTCGCTAGGCGAGTTCACGGGTGACTACGTAGCTGAAGTCAATGCAGCCGGCCAGTCCGACTTGATCAAGATCGCCTCAGGCGATGCCGATTTGCGCGGCATCAACCTGACGGTCGGCCAAGAGGACGGCAACGGCGGCTATAGACTGAACCACGATTACACGATCGTGGAAACGACCAAGGCTGACGGTATCAGCGCAGTGGCCGGCAACAAGTTTGCCAGCGAAGCCTTGGATTCGTCTTTTGACGGCACACTGGTCAAGCTGGATGCGGCCAAGTTCGGTGCGAACACGGTCCAGATCAGTCTGTCGGCCGATACGTCGGCGATCGATGCCATCCGTAAAGACCTGAGCAGCAATCAGAACGCCACGTTGGACGGTGTTATTTCGGTCGCTGGCCAAAACGCCTCGGCTGACGCAGCACTGCAATCAAGCGATCCCAAAGACGCGCTGAACCAGCTATCCGGAGAACTGCATGCCAGTACGCAAACCGCTATGCTGAACAACAGCCAATTGGTGACGCGTACGCTGAGCAACCGCATGCGTGCGAACCTGGGTGCAGGCATGCAGGCTGGCGCCCCCACGGCGCAAGCCTCGGGCGCAGTGGCGGGTTCCATGCCAACGTCGGGCGCTTACCCGCTGTGGGCGCAAGTGGTGGGTAGCTGGAACGAGCTGGACGATGACGGCAATGCCGCCAAGGTCAAGAGCGATACGGCAGGCCTGTTCATCGGCGCCGATACGGCTGTGGGTCAAGGTTGGCGTGTAGGCGCGGCCCTGGGCTTTACCGATGGCGAGGTCAAGGTCAACGATCGCAACTCCAAGTCTGACGTCACCAGCTACACGGCTGCGCTGTATGGCGGCAACAGCTGGAAGACGGCCAAGGGTCAGGTGAACTTCCTGGCGGGCGCGGCGTACACCACCAACGAAGTCGATAGCCGTCGTACGGTTAACGTTGGTGGTTCGCAAACGCTCAAGGCTGACTACGACGTGAACACCACGCAGCTGTTCACCGAACTGGGTTATGCCATTCCGGTGGGTCAGGCCAGCGTGGTCGAGCCGTACTTGGGTGTGGCCTGGATGAGCCAGAAGGCCAAGAGCTTTGATGAGTCGGGTGGTTCGGCCGCCTTGCATGGCGATAGCCAGACGGATGACGTCACGACCTTCACGCTGGGTCTGCGTGGTGCAACGACCATTACCACGGGCAAGTCCGAAGCGCGCTTGACGGCGGGCCTGGGCTGGCGCCATGCGGCGGGTGATGTCGATGCGACGCGTTCGATGTCGTTCATCCAGGGTGCGGGTGATGCCTTCAGCATTGCGGGTGCGCCGATTGCCAAGAATGCGGCAGTGGTGGACTTGGGTGCGGAAATGAACGTGGGTAAGAACACCGCCCTGGGCCTGAGCTACAGCGGCCAGTTCGGTGACGGCGCCAGCGACAACGCCGGTACGGTGTACGTGCGCGTGCGCTTCTAAGCCCCAAGCCAGGCGTGTGTATCTTAATAGGGACGCATGCCTGGTTAACTGAAACCCTCTCTGAACAAAGGAGGTGCAGATAAATCAAAAGGCCGGCTATAGCCGGCCTTTGTTGTTTTATGCCAAGTCTTTATGCTGACTCAACTGAATAAGTGCTACATGAATATTACATATTTGTCGGTTTTTTGTAGCATATTTACCATTTGGCCTTAGCCCAAAGGCGGTGATTGTTTAGCGCAATAAGATATCGTCCCTAATTTAAATGGAAGCCAATTGAGTTTGCGGGTGGTCAGTAAAACTATTATAAATCAAATTGTTAAATATAAATTCCGTACGCGTCACAGTTTGGCAGTAAAGGGCTAATTCAAAGTATCTATTTGGGTTATAGGTAGTAACCCTAGTGTTTTGTTTTGATGTTTGCTTACAAAACGTGACCTTAGTATGGTTCAATCCCAGATAGAAGATACAAATTATAAATAATGTATCTATAACGTTACAGGCGCCAATGCTGCGCCTTTTGTTTTAGCCATTGCAGAAAGATAGGGGTAAAGAACATGCATAGTTCAAAAAAAGGTTTATTGCGGACAACGGTGTTGGCGGCAGCGTTATTTGGGGTTTATGGGGGGGCAGGTGCCGAGTCGCTGGATTGTAATAACGCAAACTGCAGCCCAGCGGGCACTATCGAATACTCAGCAACGGGAACAGCGTTAAAAAGCTATGTCTGGGCAGTTACAGCCGACAATAACGCAACCCTAACCCTGGATGGTAATAAAGTTACCACTACAGGCCCTAGCGCACGAGCTATGCTTGCAGGGATTGGCTCAACCATTAATGCTAATGGTGTCAAGATTTCTACTAGTGGGGAAGATGGGCACGGTGTGCAGTCATGGGTAGAATCCGTTGGGGCCTCACCCACTATTAATCTGGATGCCAATAGCACTGTTAACGTTACAGGGGATATGGCCTGGGGCTTGTATGCTTATGGTGGCGAGATTGTAAGTGCCGCAACCGTTACAACTAGCGGCGCTGGTGGTTTCGGGGTTTTTGCCGAGAACGCCAAAGCTGAAAGTACCAGAGTCGTTCTTAATGGTGGATCGATTAAGACAACGGGCTCTTATAATAAGTTCGGCCATGGTAGCCATGGCGTGCTAGCAAAGCACACGGGTGCGATCATTGAGGTCAATGGTACGACAGTGGAAGTTAATGGCGACCATGCCCGCCAGACTACATCGGCCTCTTCGGGTAATCCCATTGTTCCTGCTACAGCCGCTGCGTTGCGAGCAGAGGTGGGTGGACAGATCGTTGCTGACAATGCAACCATCAAAACTAGCGGTATGTGGGCCTTCGGTGTGCATGCTGATGGCGCAGATGCAAAAATCACCACACAAAACAATACGGCCATTACTACGACTGAGGAGCGGGGCTACGGTGCCTACGCGACTGCTGGTGGAGAGGTGGAGCTGAACGGCGGTAGCGTTACGACCGGCGGTTTTATGGCGCATGCCATCTATTCGTCTGGCGCAGAATCTAAGATTACGGCGAATAACGTTGTTATTTCGGCTACGGGCGACGCCAGCGACGGTGCCTGGGCTTATAACAGTGGAACTACTATTTTGAACGGTAGCAGCATCAGCGTGATCGGGGAGCCGAATAGCAAAACTCCTCACGAGCCCGCCTCAGGGGTACGTGCTTTTGGTAATGGTACGCTAATCGCAAAGGATCTTGATATTACTACTCGTGGCAGCAGCAGTGCGGGAGCAATCGCCGGAACCAGCACTGATTTCGGTAGTGGTTACCACGGTACTGTTGAACTGGATAATGTCAGTATCACGACCAGCGGATCGGATTCGGAAGCTGCCTGGGTTGGCTACGGCAGCACGCTGGATGTTAAGAACAGCACCTTGGTGTCGCAACAAAGCGAGGGCATCATTGTTCGCAACGCGGCTACTGTCACTATCGACAACTCGACGATAAAGTCTGGTCAGGCAGCTTCCCTGAAAGCCAGCTTTGGCCAGAATGAGAACGAGCCAACCAAAGTTACACCGAGTGGCCAAGTGCAAACCATTATAGTTGGCGCTGGTTCTGTTCTAACGGAGAATAATGGCACTTTGCTACGTGTGGAGCGCGATGCAGGTGTTGGTGCTGACGGTAAGGTGACGCTGACGCTAGCTAGCGGCGCTACCGCTTCGGGTGATGTTTACAATTATGATGATCTAGGAAATTTGGTTACGCATGACCCTACCAAGACCGTAATTGACATTCAATCAGGCGCGCAATGGGCCGGTATGGTCATTGACGACAAGACCACGATCATTGATGACAGCTCAGGCGAACAGACTAATCTGGATACTGACGGCGACGTTTCGGTTCAAAGCGGCGGTTCGCAGCAATTCAACGGCACCACCAGCATTGGCGGCAGCGCGTCGGTGGGCAGCGGCCAGCAAGTGTCGTTTAATGGTCCCACGACTATTGGTGCAGATCTGATGGGCCAGAACGGTTCTAGCACGACTTTCGGTGGCGATACAGACATTGCCGGTTCGATCACTGCTGGCACCGGCTCGACCTTTAGCTTCAGCGGCCCGACTACTGTTGGCGGTAACGTTGCTGGGACGGGCGCTACGTTTGCATTCAGCAGCACGGCACCGACCACGATCGAAGGCAATCTTGATTTGGGCGCTGGCTCATCAACCTCGGGCGGCACGCCTGATGGACCTGTCCTGATCTTCGGCAATGCTCAAGTGGGCGACGGCTCTACCCTGGGCGGTAACCTGAACATCGCCGGCATACTGTCGAGCATAGGCGGTACTTTGAACCCCGGCAATTCGATCGGTGCGCAAACCTATGGTTCGCTAGGCGAGCTCTCAGGTACCACCTACGCGGCTGAAGTGAACGCTGCCGGCCAGTCCGACTTGATCACGATCGCTTCGGGCAATGCAGATCTGACCGGTGTTAACCTGACGGTCGGCCAAGAGAACGGCAACGGCGGCTACAGGCTGAACCACGATTACACGATCGTGGAAACGACCAAGGCTGACGGTATCAGCGCAGTGGCCGGCAACAAGTTTGCCAGCGAAACGCTGGACGCTTCTTTTGACGGCACACTGGTCAAGCTGGATGCGGCCAAGTTCGGTGCGAACACGGTCCAGATCAGTCTGTCGGCCGATACGTCGGCGATCGATGCCATCCGTAAAGACTTGAGCAGCAATCAGAACGCCACGTTGGACGGTGTTATTTCGGTCGCTGGCCAGAACGCCTCGGCTGACGCAGCACTGCAATCGAGCGATCCCAAAGACGCGCTGAACCAACTGTCCGGCGAACTGCATGGCAGCACGCAAACCGCTTTGCTGAACAACAGCCAGCTGGTCACCCGTACGCTGAGCAACCGCATGCGTGCGAACCTGGGTGCGGGCATGCAGGCTGGCGCTCCAACAGCGCAAGCCTCGGGTGCGGTGGCCGGCTCCATGCCAACGTCGGGCGCTTACCCGCTGTGGGCGCAGGTGGTGGGTAGCTGGAACGAGCTGGACGATGACGGCAATGCCGCCAAGGTCAAGAGCGATACAGCAGGCCTGTTCATCGGCGCCGATACGGCTGTGGGTCAAGGCTGGCGTGTAGGCGCTGCCCTGGGCTTTACCGATGGCGAGGTCAAGGTCAACGATCGCAACTCCAAGTCTGATGTCACCAGCTACACCGCTGCGCTGTATGGCGGCAACAGCTGGAAGACGGCCAAGGGTCAGGTGAACTTCCTGGCAGGCGCGGCGTACACCACCAACGAAGTCGATAGCCGTCGTACGGTTAACGTTGGTGGTTCGCAAACGCTCAAGGCTGACTACGACGTGAACACCACGCAGTTGTTCACCGAACTGGGTTATGCCATTCCGGTGGGTCAGGCCAGTGTGGTCGAGCCGTACTTGGGCTTGGCCTGGATGAGCCAGAAGGCCAAGAGCTTTGATGAGTCGGGTGGTTCGGCCGCCTTGCATGGCGATAGCCAGACGGACGACGTCACGACCTTCACGCTGGGTCTGCGTGGTGCAACGACCATTACCACCGGCAAGTCCGAAGCGCGCTTGACGGCGGGCCTGGGCTGGCGCCATGCGGCGGGTGATGTCGATGCAACGCGTTCGATGTCGTTCATCCAGGGTGCGGGCGATGCCTTCAGCATCGCGGGTGCGCCAATTGCCAAGAATGCGGCAGTGGTGGACCTGGGTGCGGAAATGAACGTGGGCAAGAACACTGCACTGGGCCTGAGCTACAGCGGCCAGTTCGGTGACGGCGCCAGCGACAATGCCGGTACGGTGTACGTGCGCGTGCGCTTCTAAGCCCCAAGCCAGGCGTGTGTTTCTTAATAGGGACGCATGTCTGGCTAACTGAAACCCTGCCCCCTCTGAACAAGGGGGGTGCGGACAAATCAAAAGGCCGATGTTACATCGGCCTTTTGATTTTTCAGCAGTGTGGTTGTTTGTTATTTGTCACATTAAGAGCCAATATTGTGTAACTTCTCGATATTGTCATGTAATTTTCTATGAGTTTTTGATACCATCCTTCTGTTCACTCTTATGCAACAAATGCATAAGAAATACCCAGTTATGAAACAATTGTTATATGTAGTTACATAGGCGCTGTGCGCGAGCTGGGTGTATTTATAGGTGGCGTGTTCGCAAGAGTGCGCTTTGCTGGTCAGGCACACGTTGGCCTTGGCTCCAGCTTTTACAGGAGATGGCTCAATGCCTGGTACAGACACTTCATTGCTTAACGATATTCAAGAAGTCAATTTGTCTTACATGATGCTCGCTCAGCGCTTGCTACGCGAGAATCTTTCCGCGGGCATGCTGCGCTTGGGTTTTGATTCTGATGTGGCCGAACTTGTCATGCGTCTTTCACCGGCGCAAATTGTGAAGCTGTCGATGTCCAATGCCTTGGTGTGCAAGTTCCGTCTTAACGATTACGAGCTGCTGTCGTCCCTGACGCAAGATGTGCTGGGCGGCGTGCTGCAGCAAGCGCATTCGACCATATTGCTTTCGCAGCAGCCTGCCGAACAAGCTGTTTGAGCAGGTAGAACATGGTCACAAAAAGCGTTGCCCAGGAAGCTGAAGACATTATCCTGGCTACCGATATGATTCGGCTGGGTGCGCGCCTGCAGGTATTGCAGTCCGAAACCAGTTTGAGTTATGACCGCCTTGCCCGTTTGTACCGAGAGGTCAAGGGGGTGTCGCCGCCCAAGGGCATGTTGCCGTTTTCGGTGGATTGGTTCATGACCTGGTTGCCGAACATTCATTCCAGCATGTTCTATAGCCTGTATCAGTTTATGAACAGGAACACGTCGGCCACGAAGGCGCAGGCTCTGGTCGAGGCGTATCGCCTGTACCTTGAGCAGTCCACTGTGGGTAAAGGCGAGGGCAGTGATGATGAAGCCGTGCTGAGCTTCACGCGCGCATGGATGCTGATCCGGTTTTTTGACAGCAATTTGGTGCAGCTGTCTTATTGCGTGCGGTGCAAAGGCGGGTTCGTGGCGCATGCACACGATCCGCAAAACGATTTCGTCTGCGCCATCTGCCGCCCGCCGCCCCGTGCGGGAAAAACCCGTGCGCGTTCGCAGCGGCTATCGTCCAACCCCGTCCAGGCGTTGCGCAATGCACGCAAGGCGGCCGGTCAAGCAGGCGCTGCAGCTGGATAGTTTGCCGGCAGAGCGGGGATTTAGCCTCGAAAACACCCTTTGACGAACGCTTTTACACAGGCTGAATGAAGCGATCATATAGCCTGTGTGCAAATTAAGGCTTCGCCGTGTTTATTATCCTGGGGTTCCTGATTGTTTTTATCTCGGTGTTCGGCAGCTTCGTCATGCTGGGCGGACACCTTGGCGCCTTGTACCAACCCTTCGAGTTCGTGCTGATCGCCGGGGCGGCCATTGGGGCCTACATTGCGTCCAGCAGCAGCAAGTCGGTCAAGCTGCTGTTTTCGTCGCTGCCCATCGC includes:
- a CDS encoding autotransporter domain-containing protein: MTEGSLKSLSSATSENHALVVDGNGSTFIGNKVDITTAGAHSVHSRGVPTHAIKATNGATVELTGGSVATTGAFTTHGIFASSNSHVTATDVAISTTGYAGIGVRAYSNFEMGTDPIQDQSITLRGGSINTKGAESYGMFAQDNGSKVIGEALDAQRLTVTTEGKNAFGVAVFGWASADLTDVDIITGGEGAKGVILNPTGYDNVPSGKPLFGAALTMNGSSITTSGKAADGVFVTAGSNDDDTGPSTASLTNTSITVTGENANGIYVLDGSQVTITGSTISTGTQSTMADGQAVGLWVGKKDSYAKATDVAIIVNREKNNSAGVEAKGENGIADSAGKVDLVRGSVTTYGLGNMGLLAYRGKITTEDTIIETFGDKAKGANASAELRTADNVIAKSNLANVKLVGGTVTTHGKEAHGLQARMKDSSIDANAVSVKTSGEGAYGANAYNGGVAALTNVSVLTAGNNAHGLNLDGWREEGDNKDLNDFDISGTSITMNGGSIVTTGTGSAGVHLKDSSTVVLNNVRVETNNASIKSQLTQTSQAQTITVGAGSDLTKNNGTLLHVNRTDPEGLNGIVNLTISGTGTMASGDINDEGGNTTFVLSDNAQWTGRLLGVDDFEILSGASFTETSGTVVLDTLTMTDGVKVAFTNGVTVSSTEESAVVADDHATIALTGGTVTNGRTSGSANGLLASNNATITGTNVTIVSGGESTPGATNGVLANYDGYVNLTGGSVKSNSSLNGRGLSANYNGKIDTNGVAVSTTGEMSHAVQAWSLIKDDNGGVPSTDRPTIKLTGGSVNTVGADSYGLMSQNNGSYISAESLKITTTGANSYGAVAYNGAEVVLTNVDVATSGAGSHGISMGETSTAQIPSREPIPNVASKISVTGGSIVVTGANSTAVNLQDSGTVNLNDVRVESTGASIQTKMSQANQAQTITVGAGSDLTKNNGTLMQVTRTTDGADGTIALNLQSGSFLSGNVLDKTGDKKITVTKASDAYWAGIVIDKNTKEVPDGGSQDYGDEEIDGSVASGEGSTVTFNNGANITGSVSSGANSTSTFSGSTSIGGDVAGQQGSTASFGGATTIGGSVTGSPSSNFVFSGPSTNIGGSVAGSSGSAFSFSGPTTIGGNVAGEGASFNFSQSTPTTITGNVGLNNGSSIHGGSTGTPIQISGNAQVGSGSTLGGNLNIAGMVSGSGTLGPGNSIGVQTYGSLGEFTGDYVAEVNAAGQSDLIKIASGDADLRGINLTVGQEDGNGGYRLNHDYTIVETTKADGISAVAGNKFASEALDSSFDGTLVKLDAAKFGANTVQISLSADTSAIDAIRKDLSSNQNATLDGVISVAGQNASADAALQSSDPKDALNQLSGELHASTQTAMLNNSQLVTRTLSNRMRANLGAGMQAGAPTAQASGAVAGSMPTSGAYPLWAQVVGSWNELDDDGNAAKVKSDTAGLFIGADTAVGQGWRVGAALGFTDGEVKVNDRNSKSDVTSYTAALYGGNSWKTAKGQVNFLAGAAYTTNEVDSRRTVNVGGSQTLKADYDVNTTQLFTELGYAIPVGQASVVEPYLGVAWMSQKAKSFDESGGSAALHGDSQTDDVTTFTLGLRGATTITTGKSEARLTAGLGWRHAAGDVDATRSMSFIQGAGDAFSIAGAPIAKNAAVVDLGAEMNVGKNTALGLSYSGQFGDGASDNAGTVYVRVRF
- a CDS encoding autotransporter domain-containing protein — encoded protein: MLAKHTGAIIEVNGTTVEVNGDHARQTTSASSGNPIVPATAAALRAEVGGQIVADNATIKTSGMWAFGVHADGADAKITTQNNTAITTTEERGYGAYATAGGEVELNGGSVTTGGFMAHAIYSSGAESKITANNVVISATGDASDGAWAYNSGTTILNGSSISVIGEPNSKTPHEPASGVRAFGNGTLIAKDLDITTRGSSSAGAIAGTSTDFGSGYHGTVELDNVSITTSGSDSEAAWVGYGSTLDVKNSTLVSQQSEGIIVRNAATVTIDNSTIKSGQAASLKASFGQNENEPTKVTPSGQVQTIIVGAGSVLTENNGTLLRVERDAGVGADGKVTLTLASGATASGDVYNYDDLGNLVTHDPTKTVIDIQSGAQWAGMVIDDKTTIIDDSSGEQTNLDTDGDVSVQSGGSQQFNGTTSIGGSASVGSGQQVSFNGPTTIGADLMGQNGSSTTFGGDTDIAGSITAGTGSTFSFSGPTTVGGNVAGTGATFAFSSTAPTTIEGNLDLGAGSSTSGGTPDGPVLIFGNAQVGDGSTLGGNLNIAGILSSIGGTLNPGNSIGAQTYGSLGELSGTTYAAEVNAAGQSDLITIASGNADLTGVNLTVGQENGNGGYRLNHDYTIVETTKADGISAVAGNKFASETLDASFDGTLVKLDAAKFGANTVQISLSADTSAIDAIRKDLSSNQNATLDGVISVAGQNASADAALQSSDPKDALNQLSGELHGSTQTALLNNSQLVTRTLSNRMRANLGAGMQAGAPTAQASGAVAGSMPTSGAYPLWAQVVGSWNELDDDGNAAKVKSDTAGLFIGADTAVGQGWRVGAALGFTDGEVKVNDRNSKSDVTSYTAALYGGNSWKTAKGQVNFLAGAAYTTNEVDSRRTVNVGGSQTLKADYDVNTTQLFTELGYAIPVGQASVVEPYLGLAWMSQKAKSFDESGGSAALHGDSQTDDVTTFTLGLRGATTITTGKSEARLTAGLGWRHAAGDVDATRSMSFIQGAGDAFSIAGAPIAKNAAVVDLGAEMNVGKNTALGLSYSGQFGDGASDNAGTVYVRVRF
- the flhD gene encoding flagellar transcriptional regulator FlhD; the protein is MPGTDTSLLNDIQEVNLSYMMLAQRLLRENLSAGMLRLGFDSDVAELVMRLSPAQIVKLSMSNALVCKFRLNDYELLSSLTQDVLGGVLQQAHSTILLSQQPAEQAV
- the flhC gene encoding flagellar transcriptional regulator FlhC — translated: MVTKSVAQEAEDIILATDMIRLGARLQVLQSETSLSYDRLARLYREVKGVSPPKGMLPFSVDWFMTWLPNIHSSMFYSLYQFMNRNTSATKAQALVEAYRLYLEQSTVGKGEGSDDEAVLSFTRAWMLIRFFDSNLVQLSYCVRCKGGFVAHAHDPQNDFVCAICRPPPRAGKTRARSQRLSSNPVQALRNARKAAGQAGAAAG